One genomic segment of Anaerosporomusa subterranea includes these proteins:
- a CDS encoding 3-oxoacyl-ACP synthase III family protein, with the protein MRRARISGVGMWVPPLRLTNEELGVRMGKPVPLNIETKLGIKARHITGDDFSSADLGTEAAKAALANAGLNPEDIDMVIVTSDTPEYISPPTSAVVQGRLGAVNAGIFDVNASCTGFVATLDLASRMIGYDQTYKHILVVGTYNMTKFVDFTNEKVAPIFADGGGAVVLSATEADGSGYLSAKLVADGTQYDFLGIYAGGTKNPISHEAIDKGEHLLTFLKPLPGDRNVKLWPPLIDEALKRAGLTLAEVKHLLFTQINKSVIEEVMGILGLPMSQTTCSMDKYGYTGSACIPIALHEAVEAGSIQPGDIVVMVGSGVGLSSGAVIFRW; encoded by the coding sequence ATGAGACGAGCGAGAATTTCCGGTGTGGGCATGTGGGTCCCACCGCTGCGATTGACTAATGAGGAACTAGGCGTACGCATGGGTAAGCCGGTTCCGCTGAATATTGAGACGAAACTGGGTATCAAAGCCCGCCACATCACTGGTGATGATTTCTCCAGTGCTGATCTGGGTACAGAAGCTGCCAAGGCGGCTCTGGCCAATGCAGGCTTAAATCCGGAAGATATTGATATGGTAATTGTCACCTCTGACACGCCAGAGTACATCAGTCCGCCGACCTCAGCGGTTGTGCAGGGTAGATTGGGGGCAGTCAACGCAGGCATCTTTGATGTCAACGCCTCCTGCACCGGCTTTGTGGCCACGTTGGATTTGGCTTCCCGCATGATCGGCTATGACCAAACCTACAAACATATCCTGGTTGTCGGTACTTATAACATGACCAAGTTTGTTGATTTTACCAACGAGAAAGTTGCTCCCATCTTTGCCGACGGTGGCGGCGCGGTGGTACTGTCAGCCACTGAGGCGGATGGCTCCGGCTACCTGTCAGCCAAGCTGGTGGCAGATGGCACCCAGTATGACTTCCTCGGCATCTATGCTGGTGGCACGAAAAACCCGATCAGCCATGAAGCCATTGATAAAGGTGAACATCTGCTGACCTTCCTTAAACCATTGCCTGGGGACCGCAATGTCAAGCTCTGGCCGCCGTTAATTGATGAAGCACTTAAGCGGGCAGGACTGACGCTGGCTGAGGTCAAACATCTGCTGTTTACCCAGATTAACAAATCTGTCATCGAAGAAGTCATGGGCATTCTCGGCCTGCCAATGAGTCAGACAACCTGTTCTATGGATAAGTATGGCTATACCGGCTCAGCCTGCATCCCGATTGCCTTGCATGAGGCCGTTGAGGCAGGCAGCATTCAGCCAGGTGACATAGTTGTCATGGTGGGTTCAGGGGTTGGCCTATCCTCAGGCGCAGTCATATTTCGATGGTAA